One Ranitomeya variabilis isolate aRanVar5 chromosome 4, aRanVar5.hap1, whole genome shotgun sequence genomic window, ttaaGGTTTTAAGTAGAAACATCAATGCTCCTTGGCTCTTTAATGCAAGGTGCAATGCAAAATTTATACCAATAGGATCCAAAGTCTAGCTTTTTCAACCCATGAAATAAACGTTCTAGAAGAGGCTTCTTGAAAGTGGTGGACGAGAAATAAAATATTATGGGATCCAAAGATGCATTAAATGTGCTGAGAAGTAAAGCATACACCCTCCACTCTGGACTTTCACCTTCGATGAAGCCAAAAATATGCGATACATTATAAGGCATGAAGCACAAAATGAAATTTATGAGTGTAGCCATCACTAGTCCAATGGCtcttctttttcttttgctgtCTAGATGAGACCGCCACATGACAATTTTGATAAAGTTCCCATAGCAGAAGATGGTGATCAGAAATGGGATACAAAAAAGCACAAAACACATTTCTAATCGAACAGTAAGTAAAAGTTCCAACTGAGAAGGTGAAAATGTACTATAACACACCGTAGAGTTGCTGCTGGCCGTCATGTTAGATGCAGAATGCTCCACAATAAAGACAATACTGCAGTGAACTGTGGCAAGGAACCATATGAATATGCTCCCCACCAAGGAGTAGAGTGGATTTCTCAGGATCTTATATTTTATGGGGAAAGCAGTAGCCAGATATCTCTCAACACTTATAGCCATGAGAAACAGTGAGGTGATGTAGATGCTACTAAAGTACATAAAGGCAGACAGAGGGCAAAAAACATAGGGCATTGGCCAACTCATATCGAATGCAGCTTCAACCATACGAAACGGGAGGAAGGTCAACAGGAGCAAGTCAGAAACGGTCAAGTTGGCCAACAAAATGTCCACAGGGAGAAGGTTGTGGCTGGATTTGCTAATGAGTGTAGATAGGGCTACAATATTGAGAGGAAGCCCTGTGATGAAAGTGAAGAGGTAGACAAATAAAAAGAGATACTTGGATCCTGGAAAATAGCTCATGATGGCTTCACAATTTCATGCCTAGGTCACTGATAGGCAAGGTTGGATAGGCTCTTGGTTGACCTGCAAATTGGAAAAGAACAAAAGACAAATTATAAGTAAAAGGATAATTAGATGTTGTTAGAAGATTGGATGAACCTAGATAATATCATAACCCAACTTCTGGGAAGTTAAGCTCAGATTGACATGTTGAGTCATTGGGAGATCTGACCATAGATATAAACTCATCCATCTAAACAACGCCTTTTCTAAAGGTGAAATAGACACCAGCGAAGGCTTCCATTATTATAAAGGAGGTCACAATGAGTAAATGGGTTTGGCACCTCGATTCATTTCTAATGAAATTGGACAGACACAACCCATGAGCATATACATATTATAACAACCCATTcatgacatgtgccgtacatgtacggcgcaagtCAGAAGAGGGTGGAGTGGAGCTCCACCTACAATTGTTAACtattaaatgccgctttcaatctATGACACATTCCGGCACGGGGGCATGTCATTCCAGTCCCCATGGAACgggatcacgggtcaccgatgggtcagccGAAGACCTCCATGCTTGTCATTACATAAGTCCTTTAAAAATCAACCGGCAgccgtgatttctgctatatacagcaatgTTGTGGCATAGCAGCTAAGATCAGATGATTGCACctttaagtcccctaaggggactattaagaatagtgaaatgtaaaaaagaaataaaaaaaaaacatgaaaaaaagcttAAACCTTAAAAGTTCAAATAATCCCCTTTACAACTTTAAAAATAATGATATATATCCCTGCAATGTCACAAAAAATTGTGTAATGTCATGCTTAtcccaaagtggtatcaataaaaatgtcatcttgcgTCGCAAAAAAGAAGCCATCAAACAGCTCCATCGACCGAAAAATTAAAATACTACTGGCCTTGGAAAATTTACGACACCAgattttttcttttgcaaactactgatttttttttcaccagtaaaataataaaaaaaacttgccgtgtttggtatctccgtaattgtactgatgagcagaatcatatttcgaggtcatttttaccactaaaTGTGCGTCGTAAACATAAATCCCCAAAACATAGTCATttctccccacttggaattttttttccggttttccagtacactatgtcgtaaaattaatggtgtcagtcagatgtacaactcgtcccgcaaaacccCCCCCAAGCCATCGTATGACtacatggacagaaaaataaaaaagttatggctctgggaagaagcggaGGAAAAAATGGAAACGCCAAAACGAAAATTGTCCGCATCGTGAAAGGGTGAGTATAGATAGATCCTGTACATAGTGATATATTAGACATTGAAGAAAAATAGATAAAatggatataaatatatataaatatttggaTAATTTTTTGCCATGCCGTGCTTGTTTTATCTAGCTAAATTAGTAGATAGATCACAGAAGAATAGTATATACCTTAAATATTTCTTGGCTTGGTGTGTGACTCACTCCACATGTCTCCTCTTGGCTCTCGCagacctctccctctccctctagaAATAATTAGGCAGAGTGTGAACATCGTTTCCCCTCTTCGTATTATCTGCCCTATGTTTATTGAAGGCTGCCCGATCAATACTTATATCTCGCGCAGTGGCTGTGTCGGTTCCTGAGCAGCTGTACTGCTCCACTGATGTCCTATAAAACATTAACGTGAAAGCTTATTAAATTATTTCTCTGGCTCAGGGTAGGTGGATCCTCCTCGTACAGTCCAGGGACACGAGAGATCTGGGATTTCAGGCTTCACTGCCATTCTGGTTACGTTACCACTGCACTGATGTAATGACAACAGGTAAAAAAGATACAATAAGATTCCAACCATTGGATCCCAATAGTCCAGAACTCTCCCTGGTTCTGTATGTGCCAAGGAAGGATGGATGGTAGGATGGCACAATGGCATGTTACCCTCACCCTCCTCCGGTCCAGTGTTGTACTTCCGCCACGGCTCTGGtctctgtgttttggctgcagtggtgacatcatgtCTGCTGAAAAcatcagcgctgcagccagtcaatGTACTCAGTGGCTGATTCAGTCTACCCTGACCAAGCCACTGAATTTAGTGATTGACTGTAGCAATAATGTCATGTCTACAgcacacatcaccactgcagccaatcactgtgcttAGCAGCTCATGCTGTCTACCTCGACTGTCCTGTTGACGCATTGGTTGGCTACAGCATGTTAGGCAACTGTCCAGGATATGAGTTTTGCTTCCTTCAAACTGGTCCACTAGACTCTGCGGTGCTCCACATTGGGCTTTACAGGTGGCCCAGTGTGATCCCATGTGAGCATCTGCCCAGGTCTATATAATGCTCACCAAGATGAACacttgtgtcttggtattaagacttcagTGCTGCTAAGACTCTGTGTTGCTCGGAACACCTTGATCTGCTCTGCTGCCTGACTGTGATCTTCAGGACATCTCGTGCCTGCCTGTAGTTTCCAGCATCCCAACTACTTGTCAGTGGTATACTGGATGTTTCCtgcctgcctgcagtttccagcATCACAATTGCTTGTTTGAGGTCTGCTGGACGTCTCCTGCCTGCCTGTAATTTCTGGCATCCTAGCTACTTGTCCGTGGTTTCCTAAATGTCGCTTGCCTGCCTGTGGTTACTAGTACCCcacctgtctgtctgcagtctgctGGACGCCTTCTGACTGCCTGAGGCTTGCAGCATCCCAGCTGCCTGTGCGCGGTCTCCTGCCAGCCTGAGGTTTTCAATATCAAACCTGCCTATCTGCAGTGTCCTGAACATTTCCTTCCAACTTTCAGTTTAAAGCATCCCCCCTGCCTGTGTGTGGTCTCCTGCCTGCCTGAAGATTCCAATATTGAAGCTGCCTATCTGCGGTCTCCTGGGCATCCTCTGCCTACCTGTGTGCCTCACCTGTTTCCTCTACAGATGCCCGTGGTCCATGTGCCCACCCAGACATTGGGCTTGGAgaatccacctcacctggtgagcctaaCACAGCAGAGATCTCATGCCTAGGGTGCACATCACCGCTGCAACCAGTCACTGGACTCAGCAGTTTTACAGATGTAGACAATATGAGCTGCTGAATTCAGTGACTGTCTGCAGCATTGATATGCCCTGTCAATGTGGCATCATCGCTGCAGCCAAACCACAATCATTATGGAGGCAGAACAGGACTGGAGGAAGCAGTCAATTTTCATTTTTGAACTTTCctttttttcttccctttcttccaagagtcatacaaTTTAGACAGTTCCATCAACGTAGCTGTACAACAGGTTTTTTTGCATTAAAAGATGAGGTTTCCATTCACAGTGTTTACCAAATAATGACAttggaaagaaaaaagatgaaatTCTGTCTTTTATAGGTTTAGTTCCTTTTGGATTAATTTAGCTGCAAAAATTATCTGGTGTCACACGCCTGGGCTGGAGCGATTTAAAAGCTGATGTGAGTGATTGACAGTGGAACTTAAGGAGTTAACAGCAGCCTTCGGAATCCAACTTTGGCTACTGCTgttatcaatgacagcttgaagtcttttgtggtagttgtggatgaggttctttattttctcagatggtaaagctgcccactattcTTGGCAAACAGCCTCCAGTtaatgtaaattcctgggctgtctagtatAAACTGCTTGCATAAGCTCACCCTAGAGTGGCTCAATGACATTGagttcaggagactgagatggccactccagaaccttcactttgttcagctgtagccaatgacaggtcggccttgtgttttggatcgttgtcatattggtacgtccaagtacgtcccatgtataggaaaaatcagccgcactcaattggttgaaagttcagcaaactgtgtagtttctttattaacatatacaataaacatcaccaggtgcttttttaggaggtaaatgggtggcggactattcaattcgggtaacgtttcgaccccagcgggtctttatcaaaacctcactgtaaaacagatacaaacatataagtgaactgtacatatatacatgtaatctattaaaaagaaccgaaaaaaaagggaaaacaagaaaaataacaacaacaacaacaacatcaGGTCCAAAATTAATAATGGTACTAATTGACAGCTGTAACAACAGTATTTCTGCCCCATACAATTACAAGAACATACTGTGAATACCCTATCATAGGGGTGGGGAGTCCCCCAATTCTTTGCAGGTAGGAGCAAGGCTATTACGGAGAAACAGTCATATAGAGCACATATACAGGTCTAGAACAGGAAACCAGGTGCAGCGATCAGGTCGCTGATGCAATGTACTGACCTTGTGCCAAAGAGgtacagcttccgggctgatgattgtaaatttgcctccagtatttgctgataacatgctgcattcatctttccttcaattttgaccaagtttcctgtgtctttgtagctcacacatcaccaaaacatcaggatctacctccatgctttacagtaggaatggtgttcctttcatcatagaccttgttgtcttctctccaaatgtaacgtttatggttgtggccaaaaagttcaattttggtctcatcactagtcccttgttccagaagttttgaggcttgtctctgtgctgttttgcatattgtaggtgagatactttgtggcatttgcgcagtaatggctttcttctggcgacttgaccatgcagcccatttttcttcaagtgcctccttattatgcatcttgaatcagccacaccgctagttttcagagagtcctgtatttcagctgatgttatttgtcggtttttctttgcattccgaacaattttcctggcagttgtggacgacatttttgttggtctacctgaccgcgattttgtttttacagagcccctgattttccatttgttaatcacagtttgaacgctgctgacaggcattatcaattccttggatatctttatgtatccctttcctgttttatacagttcaactaccttttcctgtagatccggtgacaattcttttgctttccccatgactcacaatccagaagcgtcattggctggatgaaagatgcaagagtctgtctggatcccagaaactcactcagcttttatgcacacacactgattccaagcaaacaggtcacaggtgaggatgttacctttagtagccattcacacccatttgtgtcaacttctgtgcatcctatcaggccaaaatcaccagggtatgtgaactattgatcagggtcatttggatgttttgggtagtaattttaaaagagaaaacagtagtttgacaataaatggcttcacccaaccactaaccatgagtggaggaaaagttttggtgttatcattcatattctctgaaaaaaaggtcaagaaagcaaaaattctgccggagtatgtaaacttttgagatcAACTGTACCCCCACCTGCTACAATATGTAATGGCAGGTCATGACTCGAGAAAGGGTTGAacataaaataaaatgtaaatCAACTCTTGAGACTTTATTGGAATTTGATGCAACAAAATCAAACTCCCCCCAGACTAAAGAAACTCAGGAGATAAGGATGATATGCCCAATCGGATACAGTATGATGGCTTACTGTCAATGCATTTCAGAATCACACCAACTCCTTCCTCAACCATACATAAAAAGTATGAGCAGAatgatgaatgcagctctggaggataatactggatgtaactcaggatcagtaatgtaatgtatgtacacagtgactgcaccagcagaatagtgagtgcagctctgcagtataatacaggatgtaactcaggatcagtaatgtaatgtatgtacacagtgactgcaccagcagaatagtgagcgcagctctggagtataatacaggatgtaactcaggatcagtaatgtaatgtatgtacacagtgactgcaccagcagaagagtgagtgtagctctggggcataatagaggatgtaactcaggatcagtaatgtaatgtatgtacacagtgactgcaccagcagaatagcgagtgcagctctggggtataatacaggatgtaactcaggatcagtaatgtaatgtatgtacacagtgtctgcaccagcagaatagtgagtgcagctctgtggtataatacaggatgtaactcaggatcagtaatgtaatgtatgtacacagtgactgcaccagcagaatagtgagcacagctctggggtataatacaggatgtaactcaggatcagtaatgtaatgtatgcacacagtgactgcaccagcagactagtgagtgcagctctggagtataatactggatgtaactcaggatcagtaatgtaatgtatgtacacagtgagtgcaccagcaaaatagtgagtgcagctctggagtataatacaggatgtaactcagtatcagtaatgtaatgtatgtacacagtgactgcaccagcagaatagtgagtgcagctctgcagtataatacaggatgtaactcaggatcagaaatgtaatgtatgtacacagtgactgcaccagcagaatagtgagtgcagctctgcagtataatacatgatgtaactcaggatcagtaatgtaatgtatgtacacagtgactgcaccagcagaatagtgagtgcagctctgcagtataatacaggatgtaactcagtatcagtaatgtaatgtatgtacacagtgactgcaccagcagaatagtgagtgcagctctgcagtataatacaggatgtaaacttaggatcagtaatgtaatgtatgtacacagtgactgcaccagcagaatagtgagtgcagctctgcagtataatacaggatgtaactcaggatcagtaatgtaatgtatgtacacagtgactgcaccagcagaagagtgagtgtagctctgggacataatagaggatgtaactcaggatcagtaatgtaatgtatgtatacagtgactgcaccagcagaatagtgagtgcagctctgcagtataatacatgttgtaactcaggatcagtaatgtaatgtatgtacacagtgactgcaccagcagaatagtgagtgcagctctgcagtataatacaggatgtaactcaggatcagtaatgtaatgtatgtacacagtgactgcaccagcagaagagtgagtgtagctctggggcataatagaggatgtaactcaggatcagtaatgtaatgcatgcacacagtgactgcaccagcagaatagtgagcacagctctggggtataatacaggatgtaactcaggatcagtaatgtaatgtatgcacacagtgactgcaccagcagaatagtgagtgcagctctggagtataatactggatgtaactcaggatcagtaatgtaatgtatgtacacagtgagtgcaccagcaaaatagtgagtgcagctctggagtataatacaggatgtaactcagtatcagtaatgtaatgtatgtacacagtgactgcaccagcagaatagtgagtgcagctctgcagtataatacaggatgtaactcaggatcagtaatgtaatgtatgtacacagtgactgcaccagcagaagagtcagtgtagctctggggcataatagaggatgtaactcatgatcagtaatgtaatgtatgtaaacagtgactgcaccagcagaatagtgagtgcagctctggagtataatacaggatgtaactcaggatcagtaatgtaatgtatgtacacagtgactgcaccagcagaatagcgagtgcagctctggggtataatagaggatgtaactcaagatcagtaatgttatgtacctacacagtgactccaccagcagaatagtgagtgcagctctggggtattatacaggatgtaaatctggatcagtaatgtaatgtatgtacacagtgactgcaccagcagaatagtgagtgcagctctggggtataatacaggatgtaactcaagatcagtaatgtaatgtatttacacagtgactgcaccagcagaatagtgagtgcagctctgaggtataatagaggatgtaactcaggatcagtaatgtatgtacctacacagtgactccaccaggagaatagtgagtgcagctctggggtataatacaggatgtaactcaggatcagtagtgtaatgtatgtgcacaatgactgcaccagcagaatagtgagtgcagctctgtggtataatacaggatgtaactcaggatcagtaatgtaatgtatgtacacagtgactgcacgagcagaatagtgagcacagctctggggtataatacaggatgtaactcaggataagtaatgtaatgtatgtacacagtgactgccccagcagaatagtgagcgaagctctgcagtataatgcaggatgtaactcaggatcagtaatgtaatgtatgtacacagtgactgcaccagcagaatagtgagtgcagctcttgggtataatacaggatgtaactcaggatcagtaatgtatgtacacagtgactgcaccagcagaatagtgagtgcagctctgtagtataatgcaggatgtaactcagaatcagtaatgtaatgtatgtacacagtgactgcaccagcagaagagtgagtgcagctctggagtataatacaggatgtaactcagtgtcagtaatgtaatgtatgtacacagtgactgcaacagcagaatagtgagtgcagctctggagtataatacaggatgtaactcaggatctgtaatgtaatgtatgtacacagtgactgaactagcagaatagtgagtgcagcagagACAGTGGACACCTCTACATACTGAGCCCCTGTGTAGCTGTACAGACTGCACCTgtggttataactagtgttgagcattccgataccgcaagtatttagCTCTATATAGAATACTATACCTTGAGTGGCAATATTAGGAATGTCTGGAATAAATGGTAGTTATAACTTATAACTACCATTTATTCCAGACATTCCTAATATTGCCACTCAATGTATAGTATTCTATATAGAGCTAAATATTTTTCCCTTTTATGATCGGCACATCTTGTATATAATTGTGTTCCTGGAGGAAGTGGCCTCAGTAATGTGTGTTGTTGTGTATTTTATAAAGTAACTCCTTAAATTTATAACCCATGAATAATTGGGAGCTCATTTTTCCTGCTTCTTGTTTGCATATGGACACTACAGCCACCTGCGCATTATCTATATGGATGGATCTGGAGTCGTTTCTCGGCTTTTGCTCGTGCCTTCAGCTTTAATTACCTTGTGAGTGAAGCTTTAATCCTCTACCATAAAACCACTTGTGGACAGATTATCACTATTTCTTCATTCATCTGAGAACTTACCTGTAATTGGATTTTCTTGTGTTAGATTGTCAGTTCTGATGGTCAGTTATATGGGATGTTATCAGTGACagtaaataatattattattaatattaataataatattataattattaccACTTCTAATCTTCAGTCTGTAGAATATGTTGTAAAGTTATAAATCAATAGCACAAGTGAATGTAAGAAATGTTaatatatattttatcagagaaatatcatcctttctccacttatgagccacttctcctcctccatgcctcctaaatgtattattaATTTGCAATAAAAAGCTAAAATCCAAATCACGACCGACTTCCAGCTCACTGATGGATCTGATTACAGCTGCCTATGGTTGGATGATAGAAAGACACACTAAAAATCTGAGCTGCTGCTTTACAGTAAGAGTTTTCTCTCAGCTTAgcactggattcacagctgcactgtgTATTACTGCCACATGCTACATAGACATGCAGTATTCATGCATGTTTTATGCTGCTTTATTGTAAAAGTTTTATCTCAGCTTAgcactggattcacagctgcactgctcagtactgcagttCATTGTCCTCAATGCTGCAGCTGCTTCTGTCCAGATGCTACAT contains:
- the LOC143768698 gene encoding free fatty acid receptor 3-like, yielding MSYFPGSKYLFLFVYLFTFITGLPLNIVALSTLISKSSHNLLPVDILLANLTVSDLLLLTFLPFRMVEAAFDMSWPMPYVFCPLSAFMYFSSIYITSLFLMAISVERYLATAFPIKYKILRNPLYSLVGSIFIWFLATVHCSIVFIVEHSASNMTASSNSTVCYSTFSPSQLELLLTVRLEMCFVLFCIPFLITIFCYGNFIKIVMWRSHLDSKRKRRAIGLVMATLINFILCFMPYNVSHIFGFIEGESPEWRVYALLLSTFNASLDPIIFYFSSTTFKKPLLERLFHGLKKLDFGSYWYKFCIAPCIKEPRSIDVST